The following coding sequences are from one Thiohalospira halophila DSM 15071 window:
- the gpmI gene encoding 2,3-bisphosphoglycerate-independent phosphoglycerate mutase encodes MPARPRPLVLTILDGWGYREEPADNAIAAARTPNWDRLWGGFPHTLIRGSGAEVGLPADQMGNSEVGHLNLGAGRVVYQEYTRVSRAIETGSFFENHTLVEPVEQAAANGRAVHILGLLSPGGVHSHEDHIHAMIRLAVDHGARVYVHAFTDGRDTAPRSAIESIDRLQARLDEYGGGRVASIIGRYYPMDRDHRWSRVKTAYDVIVDGRADYTATDPRAGIEAAYERGESDEFISAMAIPEADGQPVRIEDGDAVIFMNYRSDRARQITRAFVEPGFDGFERDRVPHPAAFVTLTEYSADFDVPVAFPPHRLHNGFGEYVAGLGLRQLRIAETEKYAHVTFFFNGGVEEPYEGEERILVPSPSVATYDEQPAMNAPEVTRQLINAVESGDYDVLICNFANPDMVGHSGDFAATVAAIEALDGCLGQLETAVRGVGGEMLVTADHGNAEVMRNPETGQAHTAHTSNPVPFIYVGPRPVTMESGGALSDVAPTMLTLMGLAQPEEMTGRPLVSLAEEAG; translated from the coding sequence ATGCCAGCGAGACCACGCCCCCTGGTGCTGACCATCCTCGACGGCTGGGGTTATCGCGAAGAGCCGGCCGACAACGCCATTGCGGCGGCACGTACCCCCAACTGGGATCGCCTCTGGGGCGGTTTCCCCCACACCCTGATCCGCGGCTCCGGCGCCGAGGTCGGCCTGCCGGCGGACCAGATGGGGAACTCCGAGGTGGGCCACCTCAACCTCGGTGCCGGCCGCGTGGTCTACCAGGAATACACCCGGGTCTCCCGTGCCATCGAGACCGGCTCCTTCTTCGAGAACCACACCCTGGTGGAGCCGGTGGAACAGGCCGCGGCCAACGGCAGGGCCGTGCACATTCTCGGCCTGCTCTCCCCCGGTGGGGTCCACTCCCACGAGGACCATATCCACGCCATGATCCGGCTGGCCGTGGACCATGGCGCCCGGGTCTACGTCCACGCCTTCACCGACGGCCGGGATACCGCCCCGCGCAGTGCCATCGAATCCATCGACCGACTCCAGGCCCGCCTGGACGAGTACGGCGGCGGTCGCGTGGCCAGTATCATCGGCCGCTACTACCCCATGGATCGCGACCACCGCTGGTCCCGGGTGAAGACCGCCTACGACGTCATCGTGGATGGCCGGGCCGACTATACCGCCACGGATCCGCGCGCCGGGATCGAGGCCGCCTACGAGCGCGGCGAATCGGACGAGTTCATCAGCGCCATGGCCATCCCCGAGGCCGACGGCCAGCCGGTACGCATCGAGGATGGCGATGCCGTCATCTTCATGAATTACCGCTCCGATCGCGCCCGCCAGATCACCCGCGCCTTCGTGGAGCCCGGTTTCGACGGCTTCGAGCGCGACCGGGTGCCGCATCCGGCCGCCTTCGTGACCCTGACCGAGTACAGCGCCGATTTCGACGTCCCGGTAGCCTTTCCGCCCCACCGCCTGCACAACGGCTTCGGCGAATACGTCGCCGGCCTCGGACTGCGCCAGCTCCGCATCGCCGAGACGGAGAAGTACGCCCACGTGACCTTCTTCTTCAACGGCGGCGTGGAGGAGCCCTACGAGGGGGAGGAACGGATCCTGGTCCCGTCGCCCTCGGTGGCCACCTACGACGAGCAGCCGGCGATGAACGCCCCGGAGGTGACCCGGCAGCTCATCAACGCCGTGGAGAGCGGGGATTACGACGTCCTCATCTGCAACTTCGCCAACCCCGACATGGTCGGCCACTCCGGCGACTTCGCCGCTACTGTCGCCGCCATCGAGGCGCTGGACGGCTGCCTCGGCCAGCTGGAGACCGCCGTGCGCGGCGTCGGCGGCGAGATGCTGGTCACCGCCGACCATGGCAATGCCGAGGTCATGCGCAATCCCGAGACCGGCCAGGCCCACACCGCCCATACCTCCAACCCGGTCCCCTTCATCTACGTCGGACCGCGCCCGGTCACCATGGAGAGCGGGGGTGCCCTCTCCGATGTCGCCCCGACCATGCTCACACTCATGGGCCTGGCGCAGCCCGAGGAGATGACCGGCCGACCGTTGGTGAGCCTGGCCGAAGAGGCGGGCTGA
- a CDS encoding ArsR/SmtB family transcription factor: protein MNQQNLSDPEDETPGDQDDILITGDEDIDRAARSLKAMSHPLRLKILCTLGSSEVSVQEIVEHVGTSQSNISQHLAILRDKGILSARKDANRVYYRVGDPRTLRLIGMMREVFCTM, encoded by the coding sequence ATGAACCAACAGAATCTCTCCGATCCGGAAGACGAGACCCCCGGCGACCAGGATGACATCCTGATCACCGGGGACGAGGACATCGACCGCGCCGCCCGTTCGCTCAAGGCGATGTCCCACCCGCTGCGGTTGAAGATCCTCTGCACCCTCGGCAGCAGCGAGGTCAGTGTCCAGGAGATCGTGGAGCACGTGGGGACCTCCCAGAGCAACATCTCCCAGCACCTGGCCATCCTGCGGGACAAGGGGATCCTCTCCGCGCGCAAGGATGCCAACCGCGTCTATTACCGCGTCGGGGATCCGCGCACCCTCCGGCTCATCGGGATGATGCGCGAGGTCTTCTGCACCATGTAG
- a CDS encoding YgaP family membrane protein produces MNTERVVRIFAGLVILLSVGLGASGSPIFHSVHWLWLTAFVGLNLFQSGFTRFCPLDKMLKKAGLPSQSGF; encoded by the coding sequence ATGAACACCGAACGCGTCGTCCGCATCTTCGCCGGGCTCGTCATCCTCCTCTCCGTGGGCCTGGGGGCATCGGGCAGCCCGATCTTCCACAGCGTCCACTGGCTGTGGCTCACCGCCTTCGTGGGGCTGAACCTCTTTCAGAGCGGCTTCACCCGCTTCTGTCCGCTGGACAAGATGCTCAAGAAGGCCGGCCTGCCGAGCCAGTCGGGGTTCTAG
- a CDS encoding rhodanese-like domain-containing protein: MAEFGTFLYENWMLFAALVVILGLLLHQTMGGSSGSVSPQEATRLINHEDARILDVREPSEVKGGTLRGAITIPLGQLDDRLSELGEDRETPIICYCRSGSRSAQACGKLRKQGFSAVHNLQGGITAWQQAGLPLARGKDRKKKG; the protein is encoded by the coding sequence ATGGCGGAGTTCGGCACCTTCCTCTACGAGAACTGGATGCTCTTCGCGGCCCTGGTGGTGATCCTGGGGCTGCTCCTCCATCAGACCATGGGCGGCAGCTCCGGCAGCGTCAGCCCCCAGGAGGCCACCCGGCTCATCAACCACGAGGATGCCCGGATCCTGGACGTGCGCGAGCCCTCCGAGGTCAAGGGCGGCACCCTGCGGGGGGCCATCACCATCCCGCTGGGGCAGCTCGATGACCGGCTCTCCGAGCTGGGCGAGGACCGGGAGACACCGATCATCTGCTACTGCCGCTCCGGATCACGATCGGCCCAGGCCTGCGGCAAGCTGCGCAAGCAGGGCTTTTCCGCCGTCCACAATCTCCAGGGCGGCATCACTGCGTGGCAGCAGGCGGGCCTGCCGCTGGCGCGCGGGAAGGATCGCAAGAAGAAGGGGTAG
- the grxC gene encoding glutaredoxin 3 produces MAHVEMYGTRMCPFCVRARHLLKKKGVEYDDIRVDAEPQRRSEMVERAGGATSVPQIFIDGEHIGGCDELHDLERRNELDPRLEQ; encoded by the coding sequence ATGGCCCATGTCGAGATGTACGGGACGCGCATGTGTCCCTTCTGCGTTCGCGCCCGCCACCTGCTGAAGAAAAAGGGCGTCGAATACGACGATATCCGCGTGGATGCGGAGCCGCAGCGCCGTTCCGAGATGGTGGAGCGCGCCGGTGGCGCCACCTCGGTGCCGCAGATCTTCATCGATGGCGAACACATCGGCGGTTGCGACGAGCTCCACGACCTGGAGCGACGCAACGAGCTGGATCCGCGGCTGGAGCAATAG
- the secB gene encoding protein-export chaperone SecB yields the protein MAENQTDAGNGIQLTLQRIYLKDASVESPNTPEVFRESWQPEVNVDLSSRGRQVGEEPLYEVTVRVTVNATREETTAFLIEVEQAGLFSIEGASEGALDRLLGSYCPNLLFPYVREVISDLVTRAGFPQFLLAPVNFEALYEQQRNRAEGESNG from the coding sequence ATGGCCGAGAACCAGACCGATGCCGGTAACGGCATCCAGCTCACCCTCCAGCGCATCTACCTCAAGGACGCCTCGGTGGAGAGCCCCAACACGCCGGAGGTCTTCCGCGAGAGCTGGCAGCCGGAGGTGAACGTCGACCTCTCCAGCCGCGGTCGCCAGGTCGGCGAGGAGCCGCTCTACGAGGTGACCGTGCGCGTCACCGTCAATGCCACTCGCGAAGAGACCACCGCCTTCCTCATCGAGGTGGAGCAGGCCGGGCTGTTCAGTATCGAGGGGGCCTCCGAGGGCGCGCTGGACCGCCTGCTGGGGAGCTACTGCCCCAACCTCCTCTTCCCCTACGTGCGCGAGGTCATCTCCGACCTGGTCACCCGCGCGGGCTTCCCCCAGTTCCTGCTGGCGCCGGTGAACTTCGAGGCCCTCTACGAGCAGCAGCGCAACCGCGCCGAGGGTGAGTCCAACGGATGA
- a CDS encoding NAD(P)H-dependent glycerol-3-phosphate dehydrogenase, whose translation MNAPLAVIGAGSWGTALAIHLARGGHPVRLRGHRPEAVARLARDRENLGYLPGIPFPDGLEVTDSLASAVVDSAGVLVAVPSHAFSRTVADLHPFLPAGSPLAWATKGLDPDSRRLLHEEAAESLGGVSMAVISGPTFAAEVGAGRPTAVTVAANDPDLAGAWVERLHHDAFRAYTSDDLIGVELGGAVKNILAIATGIADGLGLGANTRAALITRGLAETTRLGMALGGRAETFTGLAGMGDLVLTCTDDQSRNRRFGLALGRGGSADEARSAIGQVVEGEPTTRAVLARAHEAGVEMPITEQVYRVLFEGVPPREAVEQLLAREPKPES comes from the coding sequence ATGAACGCGCCCCTGGCGGTCATCGGGGCCGGCTCCTGGGGTACCGCCCTGGCCATCCACCTGGCGCGGGGTGGCCACCCGGTACGGCTCCGGGGCCACCGCCCCGAGGCGGTGGCGCGCCTGGCCCGGGACCGGGAAAACCTCGGCTACCTCCCCGGGATCCCCTTCCCGGATGGCCTGGAGGTCACGGACTCCCTGGCATCGGCCGTCGTCGATAGCGCCGGGGTACTCGTGGCGGTGCCCAGCCACGCCTTCTCGCGGACGGTGGCGGACCTCCACCCCTTCCTGCCGGCGGGGAGTCCGCTGGCCTGGGCCACCAAGGGGCTGGATCCGGACAGCCGCCGGCTCCTCCACGAGGAGGCGGCCGAATCCCTGGGCGGGGTCTCCATGGCCGTGATCTCCGGGCCGACCTTCGCCGCCGAGGTGGGGGCGGGCCGGCCCACCGCCGTGACGGTGGCAGCCAATGATCCCGACCTGGCCGGGGCCTGGGTGGAACGACTCCACCACGACGCCTTCCGCGCCTATACCAGCGACGACCTCATCGGGGTGGAGCTGGGCGGTGCAGTGAAGAACATCCTGGCCATCGCCACCGGCATCGCGGATGGCCTGGGACTGGGGGCGAACACCCGGGCGGCGCTCATCACCCGGGGCCTGGCCGAGACCACGCGGCTCGGGATGGCCCTGGGCGGCCGGGCGGAAACCTTCACCGGCCTGGCCGGCATGGGTGACCTGGTCCTCACCTGTACCGACGACCAGTCGCGCAATCGACGCTTCGGGCTCGCCCTGGGCCGGGGCGGCTCGGCGGACGAGGCCCGGTCCGCCATCGGGCAGGTGGTGGAGGGAGAGCCCACGACGCGGGCCGTGCTCGCCCGGGCCCACGAGGCCGGAGTGGAGATGCCGATCACCGAGCAGGTCTACCGGGTGCTGTTCGAGGGGGTGCCGCCGCGGGAGGCGGTGGAGCAGCTCCTGGCCCGGGAGCCCAAGCCGGAATCCTGA
- a CDS encoding tRNA (cytidine(34)-2'-O)-methyltransferase: MFHVILHTPEIPPNTGNVIRLCANTGSTLHLVEPLGFAVDDARLRRAGLDYHERTAVQVHPDWAHCRAALGGARLFAYSKRGEHWHTEAALEPGDALLFGCETAGLPPALLESLPPERRLRLPMVPGNRSLNLGNSVAVAVYEGWRQNGFAGGA; the protein is encoded by the coding sequence GTGTTTCACGTGATACTCCATACGCCGGAGATCCCGCCCAATACCGGGAACGTCATCCGGCTCTGCGCCAATACGGGCTCGACCCTCCACCTGGTGGAGCCCCTGGGCTTCGCCGTGGACGACGCCCGCCTGCGCCGGGCGGGGCTGGACTACCATGAGCGCACGGCGGTGCAGGTCCACCCCGACTGGGCGCACTGCCGGGCTGCCCTGGGTGGGGCCCGCCTCTTTGCCTACTCCAAACGGGGTGAACACTGGCATACCGAGGCGGCCCTGGAGCCGGGGGATGCGCTGCTGTTCGGTTGCGAGACCGCCGGACTGCCGCCGGCGCTGCTGGAGAGCCTGCCGCCGGAGCGGCGGCTGCGCCTGCCCATGGTCCCGGGCAACCGCAGCCTCAATCTGGGGAATTCGGTGGCGGTGGCCGTCTACGAGGGCTGGCGCCAGAACGGCTTCGCCGGCGGGGCCTGA